In Aurantimicrobium minutum, the following proteins share a genomic window:
- the whiA gene encoding DNA-binding protein WhiA, whose translation MGLTENVKQELITVGAGKTSVRTAELATILRFAGGLHTISGRIAVEAELDSQELATRVRKDLAEIYGVRSEGRLTPSSGGKNAPSYLVRVLDGETLARQTGLLDARRRPIRGLPNKLTTGNLEDLSAIWRGAFLAAGSLTDPGRSAALEIVCPTNESAMALVGAANRLQFAAKAREVRGVHRVVIREDEAISSVLTIMGATETVKNWEELRQRREVRATANRLVNFDDANLRRSAQAAVAACARVERALELLGEDIPEHLKYAGELRLNFRDASLDELGHHADPPMTKDAVAGRIRRLLAMADKRAQELGVPGTESAVPEDIDA comes from the coding sequence ATGGGCTTAACTGAGAACGTCAAACAAGAACTCATCACTGTGGGCGCTGGGAAGACCAGTGTTCGCACTGCAGAATTGGCGACAATCCTGCGTTTTGCTGGGGGCTTGCACACCATCTCAGGACGAATCGCTGTCGAGGCTGAGTTGGATTCTCAAGAGCTAGCTACACGTGTTCGCAAGGATTTGGCTGAAATTTATGGTGTCCGCTCCGAGGGGCGCCTCACCCCTAGCTCTGGTGGAAAGAATGCACCCAGCTACCTTGTTCGCGTGCTTGATGGGGAAACACTTGCTCGTCAAACAGGTTTGCTCGATGCCCGTCGACGCCCCATTCGTGGTCTTCCAAACAAGCTCACCACAGGCAACTTGGAAGATCTTTCCGCGATTTGGCGTGGAGCTTTCCTTGCGGCCGGATCTCTCACCGACCCAGGTCGTTCCGCTGCACTAGAAATCGTCTGCCCTACGAATGAGTCCGCCATGGCCCTCGTGGGGGCGGCCAACCGTCTTCAGTTTGCTGCCAAAGCTCGTGAAGTCCGCGGAGTGCACCGTGTGGTCATTCGCGAAGATGAGGCAATCTCGTCTGTGCTCACCATCATGGGTGCGACCGAAACAGTCAAGAACTGGGAAGAGTTGCGTCAGCGTCGCGAGGTGCGTGCCACAGCAAACCGCCTCGTCAACTTTGATGACGCGAACCTGCGCCGCTCAGCGCAGGCAGCCGTTGCCGCCTGCGCTCGCGTGGAGCGTGCATTGGAGCTGCTTGGTGAGGATATCCCTGAACACCTCAAATATGCCGGTGAACTTCGCTTGAACTTCCGTGATGCAAGTTTGGATGAGCTAGGTCACCACGCAGACCCACCCATGACAAAGGATGCTGTTGCCGGACGTATTCGTCGACTATTGGCCATGGCTGACAAGCGAGCACAAGAGTTGGGCGTACCCGGAACTGAATCTGCTGTTCCTGAAGATATTGACGCCTAA
- a CDS encoding cell division protein SepF, protein MANPLKKTMVYLGLADEETTYDAPAYAAAPQVAPVSAGRAQVTPLRRNTAKNQAASDMNEIVTVHPKQYSDAKVIAENFREGVPVIMNLSQMTETDARRLIDFASGLSQGLYGKIERVTSKVFLLSPAHVAVSGDAAAETAEVDTTFFGE, encoded by the coding sequence ATGGCCAATCCACTCAAGAAGACCATGGTCTATCTCGGTCTCGCTGATGAGGAGACGACCTACGATGCACCTGCCTACGCTGCAGCACCTCAGGTAGCTCCTGTCTCCGCTGGTCGTGCACAGGTAACCCCCCTTCGCCGTAACACCGCAAAGAACCAGGCAGCTAGCGACATGAATGAAATTGTCACCGTACACCCCAAGCAGTACTCCGATGCCAAGGTCATCGCTGAAAACTTCCGTGAAGGTGTTCCTGTCATCATGAACCTCTCGCAGATGACTGAAACTGATGCTCGTCGTTTGATCGATTTTGCTTCAGGTCTTTCTCAGGGTCTTTACGGCAAGATTGAACGTGTTACCAGCAAGGTATTCCTGCTCTCACCCGCACACGTTGCCGTGTCAGGTGATGCAGCAGCAGAAACTGCTGAAGTAGACACCACTTTCTTCGGCGAATAA
- a CDS encoding phosphoglycerate kinase, with protein sequence MALRTLSSLGSLAGKRVLVRCDLNVPLKDGVITDDGRIRASLPTLNALLDQGARVVVMSHLGRPDGSPEAKYSLEPAAIRLGELLGKPVAFATDTVGDSAKATVSALADGQIAVLENLRFNPGETSKDEAERGAFAAQLAELGDVLVSDGFGVVHRKQASVYDLAKLVPSAAGLLIETELDVLDRLTEKPERPYTVVLGGSKVSDKLGVISHLLPRVDTILVGGGMVFTFLAAQGYKVGASLLEVDQLDTVRGYIADAQARGVKIILPTDIVMASKFGADAEHVVAPADALEDTSFGATGMGLDIGPETGKAFAEQIKASKTVFWNGPAGVFEIPAFAEGTRAIAQALTEVDGLSVVGGGDSAAAVRILGFADDQFGHISTGGGASLEFLEGKRLPGLEVLGW encoded by the coding sequence ATGGCACTTCGCACCCTCTCTTCACTAGGTTCGCTTGCTGGCAAGCGCGTTTTGGTCCGATGCGACCTCAACGTCCCACTGAAGGATGGCGTGATCACCGACGACGGTCGTATCCGTGCGTCGCTGCCAACATTGAACGCTCTACTCGATCAGGGCGCCCGTGTTGTGGTGATGAGCCACCTCGGGCGTCCTGACGGTTCACCCGAGGCTAAGTACAGCCTCGAACCTGCTGCAATTCGCCTGGGCGAATTGCTCGGCAAGCCCGTGGCTTTTGCCACCGACACCGTCGGGGACTCTGCAAAGGCCACAGTTTCTGCTCTGGCTGATGGCCAGATTGCTGTCCTGGAGAACCTGCGTTTCAACCCAGGGGAGACTTCCAAGGACGAAGCTGAGCGTGGCGCATTCGCTGCTCAGCTTGCCGAGCTCGGTGACGTGCTCGTCTCGGATGGATTCGGTGTAGTACACCGTAAGCAGGCCTCGGTCTATGACCTGGCCAAGCTGGTTCCCAGCGCAGCAGGTCTGCTCATCGAGACCGAACTCGATGTTCTGGACCGCCTGACTGAAAAGCCTGAGCGCCCCTACACAGTCGTTCTCGGCGGTTCTAAGGTTTCAGACAAACTCGGTGTCATTTCTCACCTACTTCCTCGCGTCGACACAATCCTCGTTGGCGGTGGCATGGTCTTCACCTTCCTCGCAGCACAGGGCTACAAGGTCGGTGCCAGCCTGCTCGAGGTTGACCAGCTGGACACTGTCCGCGGTTACATCGCAGATGCCCAAGCACGCGGTGTGAAAATTATTCTTCCCACCGATATTGTGATGGCCAGCAAGTTTGGTGCCGACGCAGAGCACGTTGTTGCTCCAGCAGATGCTCTCGAAGACACCTCCTTCGGTGCAACTGGTATGGGACTCGATATCGGGCCTGAGACCGGTAAAGCATTTGCCGAGCAGATCAAGGCTTCCAAGACAGTGTTCTGGAATGGCCCTGCAGGTGTATTTGAAATTCCCGCCTTCGCCGAAGGCACCCGCGCCATCGCTCAGGCACTGACCGAGGTTGACGGCCTCAGCGTTGTCGGTGGCGGTGACTCAGCAGCAGCTGTGCGCATTCTTGGTTTCGCAGATGACCAGTTCGGTCACATTTCAACCGGTGGTGGAGCTAGCCTCGAATTCCTCGAGGGTAAGCGTCTACCTGGCCTGGAGGTCCTCGGATGGTAA
- the rapZ gene encoding RNase adapter RapZ, with protein sequence MPELSRNKQEVLIVTGMSGAGRSTVANALEDLDWYVVDNLPPQMLRPLVELADKAGENLPKIAAVVDVRGRDFFENLQEIIQSMPAATVVRVLFLDATDASLVRRFESVRRPHPLQGDGTIIDGITAERSRMTALREFSDIVIDTSDLNIHQLSTLITEQFAQEETAGVRVNLMSFGFKYGTPSDADLIADGRFLPNPFWIPELRGNTGMDKDVSDYVLSQPGAREFVETYAAALAPVLAGYQRENKRHATIAIGCTGGKHRSVALTEELAKHLEKLPGVVVRVKHRDFGRE encoded by the coding sequence ATGCCTGAACTATCCCGCAATAAGCAGGAAGTTCTCATCGTCACCGGAATGTCTGGCGCAGGTCGTTCGACTGTGGCAAATGCCCTTGAAGACCTTGATTGGTACGTCGTCGATAACTTGCCCCCGCAGATGCTCCGCCCCCTGGTTGAACTCGCAGATAAAGCTGGTGAAAACCTTCCTAAGATTGCTGCCGTGGTGGATGTCCGCGGTCGTGATTTCTTCGAAAATCTGCAAGAAATCATTCAGTCCATGCCGGCAGCTACCGTTGTTCGAGTTTTATTCCTGGACGCTACCGATGCGTCTTTGGTCCGTCGTTTTGAGTCTGTGCGTCGGCCACACCCTCTGCAGGGTGATGGCACCATCATTGATGGCATCACAGCTGAGCGTTCCCGGATGACAGCATTGCGTGAGTTCAGCGACATCGTCATAGACACCAGCGATTTAAACATTCACCAGCTCTCCACCCTCATCACTGAACAGTTTGCTCAAGAAGAAACCGCCGGCGTTCGAGTGAATCTGATGAGTTTCGGGTTCAAATACGGAACCCCATCTGATGCTGATCTCATTGCGGATGGCAGATTCTTGCCTAATCCGTTCTGGATTCCTGAGCTACGGGGAAATACCGGCATGGATAAGGACGTCTCGGACTATGTCTTGAGTCAGCCTGGCGCACGCGAGTTCGTTGAAACCTATGCAGCGGCCTTAGCTCCTGTATTGGCGGGCTATCAGCGAGAGAACAAACGCCACGCCACGATCGCTATTGGCTGTACAGGTGGCAAGCACCGTTCGGTCGCGTTGACCGAAGAGCTCGCCAAGCATCTCGAGAAGCTTCCCGGGGTTGTTGTGCGGGTCAAACACCGAGACTTTGGCCGCGAATAG
- the lspA gene encoding signal peptidase II, whose amino-acid sequence MAVKRPVWAVLTLLGVCAVVVYLADQLSKFWVKNTLPEGVSNPVLGDFLQFYFVRNPGAAFSIASGSTWIFSILAAIVTIVIIVFARKIRSIAWAVVFGLLLGGTLGNLTDRLTQQNAEGVVEFGHGLVIDFIYTPWMMPAIYNIADIAIVSSMCLLVILTFSGIHIDGTRDARKKNTNETPIGSNPTVTLQGGLTGQGGLGDGGAGGAGGN is encoded by the coding sequence GTGGCGGTTAAGCGGCCCGTGTGGGCTGTTCTGACCCTGCTGGGCGTCTGCGCCGTAGTTGTCTACCTTGCGGATCAACTGAGTAAGTTTTGGGTCAAAAACACCCTGCCTGAAGGCGTGAGCAACCCTGTTCTGGGAGATTTCCTTCAGTTTTACTTTGTGAGAAACCCCGGGGCGGCTTTCTCGATTGCGTCGGGCAGTACCTGGATTTTTTCCATCCTTGCCGCCATTGTCACGATTGTCATTATTGTGTTCGCGCGCAAAATTCGCTCTATTGCGTGGGCAGTCGTATTTGGTCTTTTATTGGGTGGCACTCTCGGCAACCTGACTGACCGGCTAACCCAACAAAATGCCGAAGGTGTGGTCGAATTCGGGCACGGCCTCGTTATCGACTTTATTTACACACCCTGGATGATGCCTGCGATTTATAACATCGCAGACATTGCCATCGTTTCCAGCATGTGTTTGCTCGTTATCCTCACTTTCTCTGGAATTCACATTGATGGAACTCGGGATGCTCGGAAAAAGAACACAAACGAGACACCCATAGGTTCAAACCCCACTGTCACATTGCAGGGTGGCCTAACTGGCCAGGGTGGCCTTGGCGACGGCGGAGCAGGTGGAGCTGGTGGAAACTAG
- a CDS encoding DivIVA domain-containing protein encodes MALLPEDVVNKRFQQTKFREGYDQDEVDDFLDEIVVELRRLGAENEDLRSKLEAAEARLEGGESAAPAKPVATPAPVVVDDSSATASANDLLTLARRLHEEHVREGVEKRDALIAEGHETATRLVSEAEATVKSQLSALEADKSKLKGEIAELSSFEKEYREKLRSYISNQLVELDELNTAGTTPKN; translated from the coding sequence ATGGCATTACTGCCAGAAGACGTAGTAAACAAGCGCTTTCAACAGACCAAGTTCCGTGAAGGATATGACCAGGACGAGGTTGACGATTTTCTTGATGAAATCGTCGTTGAATTGCGCCGCTTGGGTGCTGAGAACGAAGACCTACGTTCCAAGCTCGAGGCAGCAGAAGCTCGTCTCGAAGGCGGAGAATCCGCTGCGCCAGCAAAGCCGGTTGCAACCCCTGCCCCCGTTGTTGTCGATGACTCCAGCGCTACAGCAAGCGCTAATGACCTCTTGACCCTTGCTCGTCGTCTGCACGAAGAGCACGTGCGCGAGGGTGTGGAAAAGCGTGACGCACTCATTGCCGAGGGTCATGAGACTGCAACTCGCCTGGTTTCAGAAGCAGAAGCCACCGTCAAGTCGCAACTTTCTGCTCTCGAGGCAGACAAGTCCAAGCTCAAGGGTGAAATCGCAGAGCTTTCCAGCTTCGAAAAGGAATATCGCGAGAAGCTGCGCAGCTACATCTCCAACCAGCTGGTGGAGCTTGATGAGCTCAACACTGCTGGAACCACTCCCAAGAACTAA
- the gap gene encoding type I glyceraldehyde-3-phosphate dehydrogenase has translation MTVKVGINGFGRIGRNYFRAALAQGADIEIVAVNDLTDTKVLAHLLKYDSVTGRLDAEVSHDAENIIVNGKKIKVLAERDPADLGWGKLGVDIVIESTGRFTDRANAEKHIAAGAKKVLISAPPTGNDIPTFVMGVNNEKYDAANDHVISNASCTTNCLAPLVQVFDKEFGIITGLMTTVHAYTADQNLQDGPHSDLRRARAAAINIVPSSTGAAKTIGKVLPELNGKLDGFALRVPVPTGSITDLTIQVEKPVTEDEVKAAFKAAAEGHLKGILKYTEDEIVSSDIVTDPHSSIFDAGLLRVLGNQVKISSWYDNEWGYSNRLVDLTEYVGAKL, from the coding sequence GTGACTGTCAAAGTTGGAATCAACGGTTTCGGCCGTATCGGACGTAACTATTTCCGTGCTGCACTCGCACAGGGCGCAGACATCGAAATTGTTGCTGTCAACGACCTCACCGACACCAAGGTGCTTGCACACCTGCTGAAGTATGACTCGGTAACTGGTCGCCTGGACGCTGAAGTTTCTCACGACGCCGAGAACATCATCGTCAACGGCAAAAAGATCAAGGTTCTCGCAGAGCGCGACCCCGCAGACCTCGGCTGGGGCAAGCTGGGTGTTGACATCGTCATTGAATCCACTGGTCGCTTCACTGACCGCGCAAACGCGGAAAAGCACATTGCTGCTGGCGCCAAGAAGGTGCTCATCTCCGCACCTCCCACCGGCAATGACATCCCTACCTTTGTGATGGGTGTTAACAACGAGAAGTATGACGCGGCTAACGATCACGTCATTTCGAACGCATCCTGCACCACTAACTGTCTCGCACCTCTCGTGCAGGTATTTGACAAGGAGTTCGGCATCATCACCGGTCTGATGACAACTGTTCACGCGTACACCGCTGACCAGAACCTCCAGGATGGTCCACACTCTGACCTGCGCCGCGCACGCGCTGCAGCAATCAACATCGTTCCTTCCTCCACCGGTGCTGCAAAGACCATCGGTAAGGTTCTGCCCGAGCTCAACGGCAAGCTCGACGGTTTCGCACTTCGCGTACCCGTCCCAACCGGTTCGATCACTGACCTCACCATCCAGGTAGAGAAGCCAGTAACCGAAGATGAGGTCAAGGCTGCATTCAAGGCTGCTGCGGAAGGTCACCTCAAGGGCATACTGAAGTACACCGAGGACGAGATTGTCTCCAGCGATATCGTGACTGACCCTCACTCGTCGATCTTCGACGCTGGTCTGCTGCGTGTTCTGGGTAACCAGGTCAAGATTTCCAGCTGGTACGACAACGAGTGGGGTTACTCCAACCGTCTTGTTGACCTGACTGAGTACGTCGGCGCCAAGCTCTAA
- the ftsZ gene encoding cell division protein FtsZ, protein MSMNQNYLAVIKVVGVGGGGVNAVNRMIELGLKGVEFIAVNTDAQALLLSEADVKLDIGRELTRGLGAGADPEVGRKAAEDHAEEIEEALAGADMVFVTAGEGGGTGTGAAPVVAKIAKSIGALTIGVVTKPFGFEGKRRAAQADTGVAALRAEVDTLIVVPNDRLLEISDRSISVQEAFATADQVLLAGVQGITDLITTPGLINLDFADVKSVMQGAGSALMGIGSSRGADRAIKAAELAVASPLLEASIEGARGVLLSIQGGSNLGLFEINDAAALVGEAVHPEANIIFGAVIDDTLGDEVRVTVIAAGFDGGEPTHKPMPRRAFTSTDTGSVLPAGESIYAETPIVSSTTGVFADDELAAVMTTPATTSHVSVTPSYVDEDDDLDIPDFLK, encoded by the coding sequence GTGTCAATGAATCAGAATTACCTCGCCGTCATCAAGGTGGTCGGCGTCGGTGGTGGCGGTGTCAACGCAGTAAACCGCATGATTGAGCTTGGCCTCAAGGGTGTTGAATTCATCGCTGTCAACACCGATGCTCAAGCCCTTCTCCTCAGCGAAGCTGACGTCAAACTCGACATTGGTCGAGAACTGACCCGTGGCCTCGGCGCAGGTGCTGACCCCGAAGTTGGCCGCAAAGCCGCCGAAGATCACGCCGAAGAAATTGAGGAAGCACTGGCCGGTGCTGACATGGTTTTCGTCACCGCAGGTGAGGGTGGTGGAACTGGAACAGGTGCTGCTCCAGTTGTCGCCAAGATTGCCAAGTCCATTGGTGCCCTGACCATTGGTGTTGTGACCAAGCCATTCGGTTTCGAAGGTAAGCGTCGCGCGGCTCAGGCAGACACCGGTGTTGCTGCTCTGCGCGCCGAGGTTGACACTCTCATTGTTGTTCCCAACGATCGCCTCCTCGAAATCAGCGACCGCAGCATCTCCGTACAAGAAGCTTTCGCCACAGCAGACCAGGTTTTGCTTGCTGGTGTCCAAGGAATTACAGACCTCATCACCACTCCAGGTCTCATCAACCTCGACTTCGCAGACGTGAAGTCGGTAATGCAGGGCGCTGGATCTGCCCTGATGGGAATCGGCTCCTCACGCGGTGCAGACCGCGCGATCAAGGCAGCCGAGCTGGCCGTAGCCTCACCCCTGCTTGAGGCCAGCATTGAAGGAGCGCGTGGTGTGCTTCTGTCCATTCAGGGTGGATCCAACCTTGGTCTCTTCGAGATCAATGACGCTGCTGCACTGGTCGGCGAAGCCGTACACCCTGAGGCGAACATCATCTTCGGTGCTGTCATTGACGACACCCTCGGTGACGAAGTTCGTGTCACGGTTATCGCCGCTGGTTTTGATGGTGGCGAACCCACCCACAAGCCAATGCCTCGTCGTGCATTCACCTCGACGGACACTGGATCAGTCCTCCCTGCAGGTGAAAGCATCTACGCAGAGACTCCGATTGTTTCCTCAACAACTGGTGTCTTTGCAGATGACGAACTCGCCGCAGTTATGACGACTCCTGCAACAACCAGTCACGTGAGCGTCACCCCTTCCTACGTCGATGAGGATGACGACCTCGACATCCCCGACTTCCTGAAGTAG
- a CDS encoding RluA family pseudouridine synthase — METRSTPVPNGLDGVRVDAGLARLFGFSRTQAAEIAEAGGVEQNGVTLGKSDKLRAEATLTVSWEEKRGPEIVPMMVPDFSIVYDDDDIVVVDKPVGVAAHPAASWDGPTVLGALAASGFTISTSGAAERAGIVHRLDVGTSGLMVVAKSEKAYSALKHAFHDREVNKIYHAVVQGHPDPLAGTIDAPIGRHPRSDWKFAVTSDGKHAVTHYTTLEAFPFASLLEIKLETGRTHQIRVHMAAQRHPCVGDALYGADPTLSSRLGLSRQWLHAHKLGFTHPSTGQYVEFVSPYPTDLQHALDILAAG; from the coding sequence GTGGAAACTAGGTCCACACCAGTTCCAAACGGGCTTGATGGTGTACGGGTCGATGCAGGTCTTGCCAGACTCTTTGGTTTCTCACGAACTCAAGCGGCAGAAATCGCAGAAGCTGGCGGAGTAGAGCAAAACGGCGTCACTCTGGGTAAATCGGACAAGCTTCGCGCAGAGGCCACTTTGACTGTCTCGTGGGAAGAAAAACGTGGACCTGAAATAGTCCCCATGATGGTTCCTGACTTCTCCATCGTCTATGACGATGACGACATTGTTGTCGTGGATAAGCCTGTCGGAGTTGCCGCACACCCCGCTGCTAGCTGGGATGGACCAACAGTCCTGGGCGCTCTTGCCGCCTCAGGTTTCACCATTTCCACCTCTGGGGCTGCTGAACGAGCAGGAATTGTCCATCGCCTCGATGTCGGTACTTCAGGTTTGATGGTTGTTGCTAAAAGTGAAAAGGCCTACAGCGCGCTCAAACATGCTTTTCATGACCGAGAAGTCAACAAGATCTATCACGCCGTTGTGCAGGGGCATCCAGACCCGTTGGCGGGAACCATCGATGCGCCAATCGGACGCCACCCCCGCTCCGACTGGAAGTTTGCGGTCACCAGTGATGGCAAACATGCAGTGACCCATTACACAACTTTGGAAGCGTTTCCTTTTGCCTCTCTCTTGGAAATCAAACTCGAAACCGGCCGAACCCATCAAATTAGAGTTCACATGGCAGCACAACGGCATCCGTGTGTGGGGGATGCGTTATATGGGGCAGATCCCACTCTCAGCTCACGTTTAGGGCTGAGTAGGCAATGGTTGCATGCCCACAAACTTGGCTTTACTCACCCCTCAACGGGGCAATACGTCGAGTTTGTTTCACCGTATCCCACAGATCTTCAGCATGCGCTTGACATACTGGCAGCAGGCTAA
- a CDS encoding YggT family protein — protein MSVIGLVGLVLYYALLVFVFAMWGRLILDFIRAFKPGWRPPSFVLVLSGVIYTLTDPPMNLVRRWVKPVSFGAIALDFGWTVVMLAAIVAMYIAEYLMIL, from the coding sequence ATGTCCGTTATTGGTCTCGTTGGATTAGTCCTGTATTACGCCCTCTTGGTGTTTGTTTTTGCCATGTGGGGACGATTGATTCTCGACTTCATTCGAGCCTTCAAGCCAGGATGGCGACCTCCCTCGTTCGTGCTGGTTCTCAGCGGCGTGATTTACACACTCACTGATCCCCCCATGAATCTGGTTCGCCGATGGGTAAAACCTGTGAGCTTTGGAGCGATTGCCCTTGATTTTGGATGGACAGTCGTCATGCTGGCGGCGATTGTTGCGATGTACATCGCCGAGTATCTGATGATTCTCTAG
- the tpiA gene encoding triose-phosphate isomerase produces MVNTRTPLIAGNWKMNLDHLQAIAFVQKLAWTLKDAGHKYTDVEVSVFPPFTDIRSVQNLVEADKLDLAYGAQDVSMHDSGAYTGEIPGGFLKALGCSYVIIGHSERRQYHGETDEIVGNKVKAALKHGVVPVLCVGETEAELEEFGPSAVPVAQLKKALEGVSQDADIVIAYEPVWAIGTGKVATEEQAEAVCAAIRVALGEVLGEAAAQRTRILYGGSVKANNIAGFMRQPNIDGALVGGASLDVAEFSSIARFQKHVI; encoded by the coding sequence ATGGTAAACACTCGTACCCCGCTCATCGCGGGTAACTGGAAGATGAACCTGGATCACCTCCAGGCGATTGCATTCGTTCAGAAGCTGGCATGGACTCTCAAGGACGCCGGACACAAGTACACCGACGTTGAGGTCTCGGTTTTCCCACCGTTCACCGACATTCGTTCGGTGCAGAACCTGGTTGAAGCAGACAAGCTCGACCTCGCATACGGTGCACAGGATGTCTCCATGCACGACTCCGGTGCCTACACCGGCGAGATCCCTGGGGGATTCCTCAAGGCGCTGGGCTGCTCCTACGTCATCATTGGCCACTCTGAGCGTCGCCAGTACCACGGTGAAACTGATGAGATCGTGGGCAACAAGGTCAAGGCTGCTCTCAAGCACGGTGTTGTTCCTGTCCTCTGTGTTGGTGAAACTGAAGCAGAACTCGAAGAGTTCGGCCCCTCTGCTGTTCCTGTCGCACAGCTGAAGAAGGCACTCGAGGGTGTTTCTCAGGATGCTGACATTGTGATTGCTTACGAGCCTGTCTGGGCCATCGGTACTGGCAAGGTTGCAACCGAAGAGCAGGCGGAAGCAGTCTGCGCAGCTATTCGTGTGGCACTCGGTGAAGTTCTCGGTGAAGCTGCAGCGCAGCGCACACGTATTCTTTACGGTGGTTCGGTCAAGGCCAACAACATTGCAGGTTTCATGCGTCAGCCCAACATTGATGGTGCACTCGTCGGTGGTGCAAGCCTTGATGTTGCTGAGTTCTCGAGCATTGCTCGATTCCAGAAGCACGTAATTTAG
- a CDS encoding YggS family pyridoxal phosphate-dependent enzyme, whose product MDTTLGERVALVNEGIADAARAAGRNIYDITTIVVTKFHPAQLVRDLYDLGVRNVGENRHQEAEAKAAELAHLDLTWHFIGQLQSNKARAVRKYAQVLHSVDRPSLVNALANAAMTPEGLPENNAVEILDCFVQLNLTQDPGRGGVQPADVVELAELVAAQPSLNLLGVMAVAPLDEEPRVAFARVKAASERVQTVIPQANFISAGMSHDYAAAIAEGATHLRIGSAITGNRPVAG is encoded by the coding sequence GTGGATACGACGCTTGGCGAACGTGTAGCGCTCGTCAACGAGGGCATTGCTGATGCTGCACGCGCAGCAGGGCGCAATATTTATGACATCACCACGATTGTGGTGACGAAGTTTCATCCTGCGCAGTTAGTGCGCGATCTCTATGACCTTGGTGTGCGCAACGTCGGAGAAAACAGGCACCAAGAAGCTGAAGCTAAAGCGGCTGAACTTGCACATTTGGATCTCACTTGGCACTTTATAGGCCAGCTTCAATCAAACAAAGCACGTGCTGTGCGCAAATATGCTCAGGTTCTCCATTCAGTTGATCGTCCAAGCTTGGTTAATGCTTTGGCGAACGCTGCAATGACTCCTGAAGGACTTCCAGAAAACAATGCCGTTGAGATTTTGGACTGCTTCGTTCAGCTCAACCTCACCCAAGACCCTGGCCGTGGGGGAGTTCAACCCGCAGATGTGGTTGAACTTGCTGAACTGGTTGCAGCTCAACCCAGCCTTAACCTATTGGGAGTAATGGCTGTTGCTCCATTGGACGAAGAACCTCGCGTTGCTTTTGCTCGGGTGAAAGCCGCCTCTGAACGCGTGCAAACGGTTATCCCGCAAGCCAACTTCATCTCAGCAGGGATGTCACATGACTATGCCGCGGCAATTGCCGAAGGTGCGACACACCTTCGCATAGGTTCGGCAATCACCGGGAACAGGCCTGTTGCCGGTTAA
- a CDS encoding superoxide dismutase yields the protein MANYTLPELDYDYSALAPHISATIMELHHSKHHKAYVDGANTALEKLAEAREKNDFANINKLQKDLAFHLGGHTNHSIFWKNLTPGSEERPTGELAAAIDEYFGSFDAFKAQFNAVALGLQGSGWAFLAWDALGKNLIIEQLYDQQGNIAAGTIPLLMLDMWEHAFYLDYKNVKGDYVTAFWNIINWADVSARFEAARKGASSVLLFS from the coding sequence GTGGCTAACTACACACTGCCCGAACTGGATTACGACTATTCAGCTCTCGCACCACACATCAGTGCAACAATCATGGAGCTGCACCACAGCAAGCATCACAAAGCCTACGTTGACGGCGCAAACACTGCACTAGAAAAGCTTGCAGAAGCTCGTGAGAAGAACGACTTCGCCAACATCAACAAGCTCCAGAAGGACCTCGCATTCCACTTGGGTGGTCACACTAACCACTCCATTTTCTGGAAGAACCTCACCCCAGGTTCTGAAGAGCGCCCCACAGGCGAACTCGCTGCTGCTATTGATGAGTATTTTGGCTCATTCGATGCGTTCAAGGCGCAGTTCAACGCCGTAGCACTTGGCCTCCAGGGCTCAGGCTGGGCATTCTTGGCTTGGGATGCACTGGGCAAAAACCTCATCATTGAGCAGCTGTACGACCAGCAGGGCAACATCGCAGCTGGAACCATTCCTCTGCTGATGCTCGACATGTGGGAGCACGCCTTCTACCTGGATTACAAGAACGTGAAGGGCGACTACGTCACAGCGTTCTGGAACATCATCAACTGGGCAGATGTTTCGGCGCGTTTTGAAGCCGCACGCAAGGGCGCATCCAGCGTCCTGCTATTCTCTTAG